A genome region from Methylobacterium sp. FF17 includes the following:
- a CDS encoding Zn-dependent hydrolase, whose translation MSNSATPSNSGSLSNLAIDAGRLWDSLTETAAIGGTPDGGIARLTLSDDDRRVRDWLRTQVEALGCTLTVDAVGNMFALRPGRNPHAKPIALGSHLDTQPTGGKFDGVLGVLAGLEVLRTLDGAGYVTEAPLLLVNWTNEEGARFAPAMLGSGVYAGIYGSDWAEAREDSAGTRFGAALDAIGYRGEVAPGAVPFGAMFELHIEQGPILEAHGAAIGVVQGVQGMRWYEVTLEGQSAHTGSTPMALRRNALLGAARLVEAVDAAAHAHAPDAVGTVGHLTVSPNSNNVIPGRVFLTVDLRHPQEAVLDAMEAALRDALDRVTVGLALDGRLEIISRTAPVAFDPECIAAVRRAAEKGGHITRDMVSGAGHDAAHVAGLVPTTMVFVPSAGGLSHNPAEATAPAECAAGAQVLLDAVLDYDARHTPAA comes from the coding sequence ATGTCGAATTCCGCCACCCCGTCGAACTCCGGCTCCCTGTCGAACCTCGCCATCGACGCCGGGCGTCTCTGGGACAGCCTGACCGAGACCGCCGCCATCGGCGGCACGCCGGACGGCGGCATCGCCCGCCTGACCCTGAGCGACGACGACCGCCGGGTGCGCGACTGGCTGCGGACGCAGGTCGAGGCGCTGGGCTGCACCCTCACGGTGGACGCGGTCGGCAACATGTTCGCCCTGCGCCCCGGCCGGAACCCGCACGCGAAGCCCATCGCCCTCGGCAGCCACCTCGACACCCAGCCCACGGGGGGCAAGTTCGACGGGGTGCTGGGCGTGCTCGCGGGCCTGGAGGTCCTGCGGACCCTCGACGGGGCCGGCTACGTCACGGAAGCGCCGCTCCTCCTGGTGAACTGGACCAACGAGGAGGGCGCGCGCTTCGCCCCCGCCATGCTGGGCTCGGGCGTCTATGCGGGCATCTACGGGAGCGACTGGGCCGAGGCCCGCGAGGATTCCGCCGGGACGCGCTTCGGCGCGGCGCTGGACGCCATCGGCTATCGCGGCGAGGTGGCGCCGGGCGCGGTGCCGTTCGGGGCGATGTTCGAGCTCCACATCGAGCAGGGGCCGATCCTGGAGGCGCACGGGGCCGCCATCGGCGTGGTGCAGGGCGTGCAGGGCATGCGCTGGTACGAGGTGACCCTGGAGGGCCAGTCCGCCCATACGGGCTCGACCCCGATGGCGCTGCGCCGCAACGCGCTGCTCGGCGCCGCCCGGCTGGTGGAGGCGGTGGATGCCGCCGCCCACGCGCATGCCCCCGACGCGGTCGGTACCGTGGGTCACCTCACGGTGAGCCCGAACTCCAACAACGTCATCCCCGGCCGGGTCTTCCTCACCGTGGACCTGCGCCACCCGCAGGAGGCCGTGCTCGACGCCATGGAGGCCGCCCTGCGCGACGCCCTCGACCGCGTCACCGTCGGGCTCGCCCTCGACGGCCGCCTCGAGATCATTTCCCGGACCGCCCCCGTCGCCTTCGACCCCGAGTGCATCGCCGCCGTGCGGCGCGCCGCCGAGAAGGGCGGCCACATCACCCGCGACATGGTCTCGGGGGCCGGGCACGACGCGGCGCACGTGGCGGGGCTCGTGCCCACCACCATGGTGTTCGTGCCGAGCGCCGGGGGCCTCAGCCACAACCCGGCGGAAGCCACCGCCCCGGCCGAATGCGCGGCGGGCGCGCAGGTGCTCCTCGACGCGGTGCTCGACTACGATGCCCGCCACACCCCCGCGGCTTGA
- a CDS encoding CaiB/BaiF CoA transferase family protein: MDEPVHDETRPLPLSGLRVLDVTQVMAGPVCSMLLADLGADVIKVEPPGTGDQTRGAMGFKMKGPDSMGFLNMNRNKRSLALNLKNPAGRDVLLDMAERADILVENYRPGVMARLGLGYEAMRARNPGLIYASISGFGQTGPWAKRPGYDLMAQAMSGVMSVTGHPGGPPVKAGVPVADIGCALFAVYGILSAYIGRQASGEGQYIDASLFDSALAFSIWDISEYWGTGRVPEPLGTANRMSAPYQAVRAADGYFVMGATNGKLWRLLCDVLGREDLLADARFLDIAGRLANREALIAELEASFAAKDAETWVTELLAAGIPAGRMNTYPEAFESAHGRHREMRIEVPHPHEGSVPNIGFPVKLSGTPARARRHAPLLGEHSEEVLSEFGLSAEAIARLARDGAFAA; encoded by the coding sequence ATGGACGAACCCGTGCACGACGAAACCCGTCCCCTCCCCCTGTCCGGCCTGCGCGTCCTCGACGTGACGCAGGTAATGGCGGGGCCGGTCTGCAGCATGCTGCTGGCCGATCTCGGGGCCGACGTCATCAAGGTCGAGCCGCCGGGCACCGGCGACCAGACCCGGGGCGCCATGGGGTTCAAGATGAAGGGGCCCGATAGCATGGGCTTCCTCAACATGAACCGGAACAAGCGCAGCCTCGCCCTGAACCTGAAGAACCCGGCCGGGCGCGACGTCCTCCTCGACATGGCGGAGCGCGCCGACATCCTGGTGGAGAACTACCGCCCCGGCGTGATGGCCCGCCTCGGCCTCGGCTACGAGGCGATGCGCGCGCGCAACCCGGGCCTGATCTACGCCAGCATCTCGGGCTTCGGCCAGACCGGCCCCTGGGCCAAGCGCCCCGGCTACGACCTCATGGCCCAGGCCATGTCCGGGGTGATGAGCGTCACCGGCCATCCCGGCGGGCCGCCGGTGAAGGCCGGCGTGCCGGTGGCCGATATCGGCTGCGCCCTGTTCGCGGTCTACGGTATCCTGAGCGCCTATATCGGCCGGCAGGCCAGCGGCGAGGGCCAGTACATCGACGCCTCGCTGTTCGATTCGGCGCTGGCCTTCTCGATCTGGGACATCTCCGAATACTGGGGCACCGGCCGGGTGCCGGAGCCGCTCGGCACCGCCAACCGCATGAGCGCGCCCTACCAGGCCGTGCGGGCGGCGGACGGCTACTTCGTGATGGGGGCGACCAACGGGAAGCTCTGGCGCCTGCTCTGCGACGTGCTCGGCCGCGAGGACCTGCTGGCCGATGCCCGCTTCCTCGACATCGCCGGCCGGCTGGCCAACCGCGAGGCGCTGATCGCCGAACTCGAGGCGAGCTTCGCGGCCAAGGACGCGGAGACCTGGGTGACCGAACTGCTGGCCGCCGGGATCCCGGCGGGCCGCATGAACACCTATCCCGAGGCCTTCGAGAGCGCGCATGGCCGGCACCGTGAGATGCGGATCGAGGTGCCGCACCCGCACGAGGGCAGCGTGCCGAATATCGGCTTCCCGGTGAAGCTCTCGGGCACGCCCGCCCGGGCCCGACGGCACGCGCCGCTGCTTGGCGAACATTCGGAGGAGGTCCTGTCCGAATTCGGGCTCTCGGCGGAGGCCATCGCGCGCCTCGCCCGCGACGGAGCCTTCGCGGCATGA
- a CDS encoding FadR/GntR family transcriptional regulator: protein MGTRPAPLRRIKLSDQIAEDLYRRIARERLAPGDRLPNEAALMRHYGCAKGTIREALKSLEVQGLVTMQSGPQGGPEIRPIPVEAAAQQLRRFLHFQALDFAQVYALRRSLEVQLGVSVVGRLDEAAFARLEANIAACAAPEAAGPRGTGRIAEVDFHDILCDASDNPLLAFMCRFLNSLLRDLVEFRSESLTEHEAFGAHNLASHRALVRAFRAEDAEAVRAEMHAHMCCAEHFMQRLDAKFRTDLLSARAPGARAAE from the coding sequence ATGGGCACGCGCCCCGCCCCGCTGCGGCGGATCAAGCTCTCGGACCAGATCGCCGAGGATCTCTACCGCCGCATCGCCCGCGAGCGCCTCGCCCCCGGCGACCGCCTGCCGAACGAGGCCGCGCTGATGCGGCACTACGGCTGCGCCAAGGGCACGATCCGCGAGGCCCTGAAGTCCCTGGAGGTGCAGGGACTGGTGACGATGCAGTCCGGCCCCCAGGGCGGCCCGGAGATCCGCCCGATCCCGGTGGAGGCCGCCGCGCAGCAGCTGCGCCGCTTCCTGCACTTCCAGGCCCTCGATTTCGCCCAGGTCTACGCCCTGCGCCGCAGCCTGGAGGTCCAGCTCGGGGTCAGCGTGGTCGGGCGCCTGGACGAGGCCGCCTTCGCGCGCCTGGAGGCCAACATCGCGGCCTGCGCAGCCCCGGAGGCGGCGGGGCCGCGCGGGACCGGCCGCATCGCCGAGGTCGATTTCCACGACATCCTCTGCGACGCCAGCGACAACCCGCTCCTCGCCTTCATGTGCCGCTTCCTCAACAGCCTGCTGCGCGACCTCGTGGAGTTCCGCAGCGAGAGCCTGACCGAGCACGAGGCCTTCGGGGCCCACAACCTCGCGAGCCACCGCGCCCTGGTCCGGGCCTTCCGGGCCGAGGACGCGGAGGCGGTGCGCGCCGAGATGCACGCGCACATGTGCTGCGCCGAGCACTTCATGCAGCGCCTCGACGCCAAGTTCCGCACGGACCTCCTGAGCGCGCGCGCGCCCGGCGCCCGCGCCGCCGAGTAG
- a CDS encoding gamma carbonic anhydrase family protein → MTLYALGPHHPRLADPDRAWIAPGAHVIGQVHLGLDVSIWFGAVLRGDNDTIRLGDRCNVQDGAVLHADPGFPLDLGDDVTVGHRAIVHGCTVGAGTLVGMGATILNGARIGRGCLVGAGALVTEGKDFPDHSLIVGAPARVVRTLDAEALARLARTAESYVANGRRFAADLRAS, encoded by the coding sequence ATGACCCTCTACGCCCTCGGCCCCCACCACCCGCGACTGGCCGATCCGGACCGCGCCTGGATCGCGCCCGGCGCGCACGTGATCGGGCAGGTCCATCTCGGCCTCGACGTGAGCATCTGGTTCGGGGCGGTGCTGCGGGGGGACAACGACACGATCCGCCTCGGCGACCGCTGCAACGTCCAGGACGGGGCGGTGCTGCACGCCGACCCGGGCTTTCCCCTCGATCTGGGCGACGACGTCACGGTCGGGCACCGCGCCATCGTGCATGGCTGCACCGTCGGGGCCGGCACCCTGGTGGGGATGGGCGCCACGATCCTCAACGGCGCCCGCATCGGGCGCGGCTGCCTCGTCGGCGCGGGCGCCCTCGTGACCGAGGGCAAGGACTTTCCCGACCACAGCCTCATCGTCGGCGCGCCGGCGCGGGTGGTGCGCACCCTCGACGCGGAGGCGCTGGCCCGGCTCGCGCGCACGGCCGAGAGCTACGTCGCCAACGGCCGGCGCTTCGCGGCGGACCTGCGGGCGTCGTAA
- a CDS encoding enoyl-CoA hydratase, which produces MSAPAEDGAVHTRVAGGIAHITFDRPQARNAMTFAMYEALAAGLARIEADPSVRVAVLRGAGGQAFVAGTDIEQFVGFTGADGVAYEARIDAYVAALEGCRVPTVAVVEGFAVGGGLAIANACDIRIAQAGARFGVPIARTLGNCLSPANLRRLSATLGPSVVARMLLLAEMPTAETLAPLGYLAAIAEPEALEAEVERTCARLLGHAPVTMRVTRAMLRRLALDPGAEAPDLIADCYGSRDFAAGVEAFLAKRPAAWTGT; this is translated from the coding sequence ATGAGCGCCCCCGCCGAGGACGGCGCGGTCCATACCCGCGTGGCGGGGGGCATCGCCCACATCACCTTCGACCGCCCGCAGGCGCGCAACGCCATGACCTTCGCCATGTACGAGGCGCTGGCCGCCGGGCTGGCGCGCATCGAGGCCGACCCGTCCGTGCGCGTGGCCGTGCTGCGGGGAGCGGGCGGCCAGGCCTTCGTGGCGGGCACCGACATCGAGCAGTTCGTCGGCTTCACGGGCGCGGACGGCGTCGCCTACGAGGCGCGCATCGACGCCTACGTCGCGGCCCTGGAGGGGTGCCGCGTGCCCACCGTCGCGGTGGTCGAGGGCTTCGCGGTCGGCGGCGGGCTCGCCATCGCCAATGCCTGCGACATCCGGATCGCGCAGGCCGGCGCGCGCTTCGGCGTGCCCATCGCCCGGACCCTCGGCAACTGCCTCTCGCCCGCCAACCTGCGCCGCCTCTCGGCCACGCTCGGCCCGAGCGTCGTCGCCCGCATGCTGCTGCTCGCCGAGATGCCGACCGCCGAGACCCTGGCGCCGCTGGGCTACCTCGCGGCGATCGCCGAGCCCGAGGCCCTCGAGGCCGAGGTCGAACGGACCTGCGCGCGGCTGCTCGGCCATGCCCCCGTGACGATGCGGGTGACCCGCGCCATGCTGCGCCGCCTCGCCCTCGACCCGGGGGCCGAGGCCCCCGACCTCATCGCGGACTGCTACGGCAGCCGGGACTTCGCCGCCGGCGTGGAGGCCTTCCTCGCCAAACGCCCGGCCGCCTGGACGGGCACCTGA
- a CDS encoding pyridoxal-phosphate-dependent aminotransferase family protein, protein MTTRTGRHFLHIPGPSPVPERVLRAMDMPVIDHRGPDFAKLGRAVLEGSQAVFQTKAPVILYPGSGTGAWEAAIVNTLSAGDRVLMFETGHFATLWRGMAARWGIEVEFVPGDWRRGVDPARVEAILAEDRAKSIKAVMVVHNETSTGATSRIAEIRKAIDRANHPALFLVDTISGLGSAEYAHDEWGVDVSVSCSQKGLMLPPGLGLVALSDKALAATKTATLPRSYWDWQEMLKPNASGYFPYTPATNLLYGLREAIAMLMEEGLPNVFARHQRLAAATRAAVEAWGLEVLCQEPSEYSPVLTAVVMPEGHDADALRNLILEKYDLSLGTGLAKVAGKVFRIGHLGETNDLMLMAALSGVEMGLKAGGVPHARGGVLAAMDALRSGLDD, encoded by the coding sequence ATGACGACACGGACCGGACGTCACTTCCTGCACATCCCGGGGCCGAGCCCGGTCCCCGAGCGGGTCCTGCGCGCCATGGACATGCCGGTGATCGACCATCGCGGGCCGGATTTCGCCAAGCTCGGCCGGGCCGTGCTGGAGGGGTCCCAGGCGGTGTTCCAGACGAAGGCGCCGGTGATCCTCTATCCGGGTTCGGGCACGGGCGCCTGGGAGGCGGCCATCGTCAACACCCTCTCGGCGGGCGACCGGGTGCTGATGTTCGAGACCGGCCACTTCGCCACCCTGTGGCGCGGGATGGCGGCGCGCTGGGGCATCGAGGTCGAGTTCGTGCCGGGCGACTGGCGCCGCGGCGTCGACCCGGCCCGGGTCGAGGCGATCCTGGCCGAGGACCGGGCGAAGTCGATCAAGGCCGTGATGGTCGTGCACAACGAGACCTCGACGGGCGCCACCAGCCGCATCGCGGAGATCCGCAAGGCCATCGACCGCGCCAACCACCCCGCCCTGTTCCTGGTGGACACCATCTCGGGGCTCGGCTCGGCCGAGTACGCCCATGACGAATGGGGCGTCGACGTCTCGGTGAGCTGCTCCCAGAAGGGCCTGATGCTGCCGCCCGGCCTCGGCCTGGTGGCCCTCTCGGACAAGGCGCTCGCCGCGACGAAGACCGCCACCCTGCCGCGCTCCTACTGGGACTGGCAGGAGATGCTCAAGCCCAATGCTTCGGGATACTTCCCCTATACGCCGGCCACCAACCTGCTCTACGGCCTGCGCGAGGCCATCGCCATGCTGATGGAGGAGGGCCTACCCAACGTCTTCGCCCGCCACCAGCGCCTGGCCGCCGCCACCCGCGCCGCCGTGGAGGCCTGGGGCCTGGAGGTCCTGTGCCAGGAGCCGTCCGAATACTCGCCCGTGCTCACCGCCGTGGTGATGCCGGAGGGCCATGACGCGGATGCCCTGCGCAACCTGATCCTCGAGAAGTACGACCTCTCGCTGGGGACCGGGCTCGCCAAGGTCGCCGGCAAGGTCTTCCGCATCGGCCATCTCGGCGAGACCAACGATCTGATGCTGATGGCGGCGCTGTCGGGCGTCGAGATGGGCCTGAAGGCCGGCGGCGTGCCGCATGCCCGCGGCGGCGTACTCGCGGCGATGGACGCGCTCCGCTCCGGCCTCGACGATTGA
- a CDS encoding M81 family metallopeptidase, translating into MKGTPMRIVTARVNHETNTFSPLATPLAAFNPLWGADALAAGQDATTALGAFIRFAQARGATVAVPVTAHANPSGPVADAAFEVLCSAILDAIRPGCDAILLDLHGAMVTESHDDGEGELLARVRALAPGVPLGVALDLHGNVTQRMVAHCDALAGFKTYPHVDMAETGERVAGIVGRMLDEGLAPARAWIHPPMLAHTLRMDTRVPGPMRDAVRAAAAAEARPGVLAATIFGGFSLADLSEAGVSVTVTAETQAAADRAAADLAQGLWAARDSFVYAEAPLADSLAAAGAALAGPGDGPVLLLDHGDNCMSGGTCDVMDVLAAALEAGMDGLVAGPICDPEAVAALHAAGLGARVAIDLGNRVPLPGFPPRAPLAVSGTVAALGDGDYVITGPTYTGQRCGMGRAAVIDTGAARILVSEQPHEPWDLAVFTSLGLDPAGARVLILKSRMYCRPVFEPIARAVVECASRGVTSSDYALFPFRKLARPAFPLDPDAAWTP; encoded by the coding sequence GTGAAAGGCACCCCCATGCGCATCGTCACCGCCCGGGTGAACCACGAGACCAACACCTTCTCGCCGCTGGCGACCCCGCTCGCCGCCTTCAACCCCCTCTGGGGGGCGGACGCGCTGGCGGCGGGGCAGGACGCCACCACGGCGCTCGGCGCCTTCATCCGGTTCGCGCAGGCGCGGGGCGCCACCGTCGCGGTCCCGGTGACGGCGCATGCCAACCCGAGCGGCCCCGTGGCGGACGCCGCCTTCGAGGTCCTCTGCAGCGCGATCCTCGATGCGATCCGGCCCGGCTGCGACGCCATCCTCCTCGACCTGCACGGGGCGATGGTGACCGAGAGCCACGACGACGGCGAGGGCGAGCTGCTCGCCCGCGTCCGGGCCCTGGCGCCCGGCGTTCCCCTGGGGGTCGCCCTCGACCTGCACGGCAACGTCACGCAACGGATGGTGGCCCATTGCGACGCGCTCGCGGGCTTCAAGACCTATCCGCACGTGGACATGGCCGAGACGGGCGAGCGCGTCGCCGGCATCGTCGGGCGCATGCTGGACGAGGGGCTGGCGCCGGCCCGGGCCTGGATCCACCCGCCGATGCTCGCCCACACGCTGCGCATGGACACCCGCGTGCCGGGCCCGATGCGGGATGCCGTCCGGGCGGCGGCGGCGGCGGAAGCCCGCCCCGGCGTCCTCGCCGCGACGATCTTCGGCGGCTTCTCGCTGGCGGACCTGTCCGAGGCGGGCGTCTCGGTGACCGTCACGGCGGAGACCCAGGCGGCCGCCGACCGGGCCGCCGCCGACCTCGCGCAGGGCCTGTGGGCCGCCCGGGACAGCTTCGTCTACGCCGAGGCGCCGCTGGCGGATTCCCTCGCGGCGGCCGGGGCCGCCCTCGCCGGGCCGGGCGACGGCCCCGTCCTCCTCCTCGACCACGGCGACAACTGCATGTCGGGGGGCACCTGCGACGTGATGGACGTGCTCGCCGCCGCGCTGGAGGCCGGGATGGACGGCCTCGTCGCCGGCCCGATCTGCGACCCCGAGGCCGTCGCGGCCCTGCACGCGGCCGGACTGGGCGCCCGGGTCGCGATCGACCTCGGCAACCGCGTGCCCCTGCCGGGCTTCCCGCCCCGGGCCCCCCTCGCGGTGAGCGGGACGGTGGCGGCCCTCGGCGACGGCGACTACGTCATCACCGGGCCGACCTATACGGGCCAGCGCTGCGGCATGGGCCGGGCGGCGGTGATCGACACGGGCGCCGCCCGCATCCTCGTTTCCGAGCAGCCGCACGAGCCCTGGGATCTCGCCGTGTTCACGTCGCTCGGGCTCGACCCGGCCGGCGCCCGCGTGCTGATCCTGAAGTCGCGGATGTATTGCCGGCCCGTCTTCGAGCCCATCGCCCGCGCGGTGGTGGAATGCGCGAGCCGGGGCGTCACCAGCTCCGACTACGCGCTGTTCCCGTTCCGGAAGCTCGCCCGCCCGGCCTTCCCCCTCGACCCCGACGCGGCCTGGACGCCGTGA
- a CDS encoding threonine aldolase family protein, whose protein sequence is MIDLFSDTQTRPTDGMREAMARAVVGDEQSDSDPTTLDLCARVADLLGLEAGVFMPSGTMCNLVSVLVQTRPGDEIVVDDQSHIFNTEAAGAAAIAGVSVAALKTPAGVYTPEAFEAAIRPPARTAPRSALVSIEQTTSFSGGSVWALPDMRRIRDIAHARGLRAHIDGARLLNAVAATGIAARDYAQGFDSAWIDLSKGLGCPVGAVLCGKSDFITEAWRWKYRLGGAMRQSGILAAAGLYALDHHVAQLGRDNAHAALLRDRIAGAPGLAIEAGAAQSNILCFSVEPLGVTAPDFAKACLAHEVRVRAIGTHQIRATTHLEVDEAGILRAAAVIRAEAERLFAARA, encoded by the coding sequence ATGATCGACTTGTTCAGCGACACCCAGACGCGGCCCACGGACGGGATGCGCGAGGCCATGGCGCGGGCCGTGGTGGGGGATGAGCAGTCCGACTCGGACCCGACGACGCTGGACCTCTGCGCCCGGGTGGCCGACCTGCTGGGGTTGGAGGCCGGCGTGTTCATGCCGTCGGGCACGATGTGCAACCTCGTCTCGGTGCTGGTGCAGACGCGGCCCGGGGACGAGATCGTGGTCGACGACCAGTCCCACATCTTCAACACCGAGGCCGCCGGCGCGGCGGCCATCGCGGGCGTCTCCGTGGCGGCGCTGAAGACCCCGGCGGGGGTCTACACCCCGGAGGCGTTCGAGGCCGCGATCCGGCCCCCGGCCCGGACGGCGCCGCGCTCGGCGCTCGTCTCCATCGAGCAGACCACGAGCTTCTCGGGCGGGTCGGTCTGGGCGCTGCCCGACATGCGGCGCATCCGCGACATCGCGCATGCGCGGGGCCTGCGGGCGCATATCGACGGGGCCCGGCTCCTGAACGCCGTGGCCGCCACCGGGATCGCGGCGCGGGACTACGCGCAGGGCTTCGACAGCGCCTGGATCGATCTCAGCAAGGGTCTCGGCTGCCCGGTCGGGGCGGTTCTGTGCGGGAAAAGCGATTTCATCACAGAAGCTTGGCGCTGGAAGTACCGGCTCGGGGGCGCCATGCGCCAATCCGGCATCCTGGCGGCGGCGGGGCTCTACGCCCTCGACCACCACGTGGCGCAGCTCGGCCGCGACAACGCCCACGCGGCGCTCCTGCGGGACCGGATCGCGGGGGCGCCGGGGCTCGCCATCGAAGCCGGGGCGGCCCAGTCCAACATCCTGTGCTTCTCGGTGGAGCCGCTGGGCGTCACCGCCCCGGATTTCGCGAAAGCCTGCCTGGCGCATGAGGTCCGGGTCCGGGCGATCGGCACCCACCAGATCCGCGCCACCACCCACCTGGAGGTGGACGAGGCCGGCATCCTGCGGGCAGCGGCGGTGATCCGGGCCGAGGCGGAGCGCCTGTTCGCGGCGCGCGCCTGA
- a CDS encoding MFS transporter — MYFVTYLDRVNIATAGGEIMKDLGMSNTQFGLILSAFAYPYAIFQVIGGSVGDKFGARRTLLVCGLIWASATILTGLVGGLISLFLARVLLGFGEGATFPTATRAMQNWTAPGKRGFAQGITHAFARFGNAVAPPIVAFLIYQVGWRLGFVILGVASFSWVVVWYAYFRDDPKDHPAITPEELAVLPEASKVGAKQNIPWGRLTRRMLPVTLTYFCYGWTLWLFLGWLPSFFKLNYGLDLKNSALFASGVFFAGVVGDTLGGVFSDRILKRTGNLKLARLSVIVVGFLGAAASLTGVFFTRDLTLVALLLSSGFFFAELVIGPIWSVPMDIAPKYSGTASGLMNTGSAVAAIISPIVFGMIVDATGSWTLPFVGSVGLCLLGAGLAFTMHPERPFAEEPEVPLGRVVPAE, encoded by the coding sequence ATGTACTTCGTGACCTATCTCGACCGGGTGAACATCGCCACGGCCGGCGGCGAGATCATGAAGGATCTCGGGATGTCGAACACCCAGTTCGGCCTGATCCTCTCCGCCTTCGCCTACCCCTACGCCATCTTCCAAGTCATCGGCGGCTCGGTGGGCGACAAGTTCGGGGCGCGGCGCACGCTCCTCGTCTGCGGCCTGATCTGGGCCTCGGCGACGATCCTGACGGGGCTCGTCGGCGGGCTCATCAGCCTGTTCCTCGCCCGCGTGCTGCTGGGCTTCGGCGAGGGCGCGACCTTCCCCACCGCCACCCGCGCCATGCAGAACTGGACGGCGCCGGGCAAGCGCGGCTTCGCGCAAGGCATCACCCACGCCTTCGCGCGGTTCGGCAACGCGGTGGCGCCGCCGATCGTGGCCTTCCTGATCTATCAGGTCGGCTGGCGCCTCGGCTTCGTCATCCTCGGCGTCGCGAGCTTCTCCTGGGTCGTGGTCTGGTACGCCTATTTCCGCGACGATCCGAAGGACCATCCGGCGATCACGCCCGAGGAACTCGCGGTGCTGCCCGAGGCGAGCAAGGTCGGCGCCAAGCAGAACATCCCCTGGGGCCGCCTGACCCGGCGCATGCTGCCGGTGACGCTGACCTACTTCTGCTACGGCTGGACCCTGTGGCTGTTCCTCGGCTGGCTGCCGAGCTTCTTCAAGCTCAACTACGGGCTCGATCTGAAGAACTCGGCCCTGTTCGCCTCGGGCGTGTTCTTCGCCGGCGTGGTGGGCGACACCCTCGGCGGCGTGTTCAGCGACCGCATCCTGAAGCGCACGGGCAACCTCAAGCTCGCCCGCCTCAGCGTCATCGTGGTCGGCTTCCTCGGCGCGGCGGCGAGCCTCACCGGCGTGTTCTTCACCCGCGACCTGACCCTGGTGGCGCTGCTGCTCAGCTCGGGCTTCTTCTTCGCCGAACTGGTCATCGGCCCGATCTGGTCGGTGCCCATGGACATCGCGCCGAAGTATTCGGGCACGGCCTCGGGGCTGATGAACACCGGCTCGGCGGTGGCGGCGATCATCTCGCCGATCGTGTTCGGCATGATCGTCGATGCCACGGGCTCCTGGACCCTGCCCTTCGTCGGCTCCGTCGGCCTCTGCCTGCTCGGCGCGGGCCTCGCCTTCACCATGCACCCGGAGCGCCCCTTCGCCGAAGAGCCGGAGGTGCCGCTGGGACGGGTGGTTCCGGCGGAGTAG
- a CDS encoding GntR family transcriptional regulator, translating into MMLESSVYPAADDAAVAAQHDAPAAASCCTSLHGTLLAQLRDYIVEGNLAPGARVPERTLCERFGVSRTPLREALKVLASEGLIELLPNRGARVRQIGPEEMVALFDVMGGLEALAGRLACERITEDGFAEIERLHHAMYAAYLRRDLHGYFTGNQAIHDRIVEAAENEVLAVTYANFAGRLRRVRYAANLDKDRDRWGEAMREHEEILDALRRRAGPELSDILFRHLRNKRRAAAARETAAAEG; encoded by the coding sequence ATGATGCTCGAATCTTCCGTGTATCCCGCAGCCGACGATGCAGCGGTCGCCGCGCAGCATGATGCACCGGCGGCTGCATCCTGTTGCACCTCGCTGCACGGCACGCTGCTGGCGCAGCTGCGCGACTACATCGTGGAGGGCAACCTCGCCCCCGGTGCCCGGGTGCCGGAGCGGACCCTGTGCGAGCGCTTCGGCGTCTCGCGCACGCCCCTGCGGGAAGCCCTCAAGGTCCTGGCCTCCGAGGGGCTGATCGAGCTCCTGCCGAACCGGGGCGCCCGGGTCCGCCAGATCGGCCCCGAGGAGATGGTCGCCCTCTTCGACGTGATGGGCGGCCTCGAGGCGCTCGCCGGCCGCCTCGCCTGCGAGCGGATCACGGAGGACGGGTTCGCCGAGATCGAGCGCCTGCACCACGCCATGTACGCCGCCTATCTCCGCCGCGACCTCCACGGCTACTTCACGGGCAACCAGGCCATCCACGACCGGATCGTGGAGGCCGCAGAAAACGAAGTGCTGGCAGTAACTTACGCGAATTTCGCCGGGCGCCTGCGCCGGGTCCGCTACGCGGCGAACCTCGACAAGGACCGGGACCGCTGGGGCGAGGCCATGCGCGAGCACGAGGAAATCCTCGACGCCCTGCGGCGCCGGGCCGGCCCGGAACTCAGCGACATCCTGTTCCGGCACCTGCGCAATAAGCGCCGCGCCGCCGCCGCGCGGGAAACCGCGGCGGCCGAGGGCTGA